The Triplophysa dalaica isolate WHDGS20190420 chromosome 5, ASM1584641v1, whole genome shotgun sequence genome window below encodes:
- the LOC130421251 gene encoding octapeptide-repeat protein T2-like gives MAKEKGKARQVKEMAKKGKERKEGKGRQGKGTARKEEGRRGEDREGNEREGEGRMAKEKEGWQRRRERQGKGMAKKGKERKEGKGRQGKGRARKEEGRRGEDREGNEREGEGRMAKEKEGWQRRRERQGKAKEWRRKERRGREKERRRKEREGRQGNARQGKEMAKKGEGRKARQRKGEERRGKAMKGEERRGMDRKATERNGEDIKGKVTWERRVGEQI, from the coding sequence ATGGCAAAGGAGAAGGGAAAGGCAAGGCAAGTCAAAGAAATGGCGAAGAAAGGAAAGGAGAGGAAGGAAGGCAAGGGAAGGCAAGGCAAGGGGACGGCGAGGAAAGAAGAGGGGAGGAGAGGGGAGGACAGGGAAGGAAATGAGAGGGAAGGAGAAGGAAGGATGGCAAAGGAGAAGGAAGGATGGCAAAGGAGAAGGGAAAGGCAAGGCAAAGGAATGGCGAAGAAAGGAAAGGAGAGGAAGGAAGGCAAGGGAAGGCAAGGCAAGGGAAGGGCGAGGAAAGAAGAGGGGAGGAGAGGGGAGGACAGGGAAGGAAATGAGAGGGAAGGAGAAGGAAGGATGGCAAAGGAGAAGGAAGGATGGCAAAGGAGAAGggaaaggcaaggcaaggcaaagGAATGGCGAAGAAAGGAAAGGAGAGGCAGGGAAAAAGAAAGGCGAAGAAAGGAGAGGGAAGGAAGGCAAGGGAACGCAAGGCAAGGCAAAGAAATGGCGAAGAAAGGAGAGGGAAGGAAGGCAAGGCAAAGGAAAGGCGAAGAAAGGAGAGGAAAGGCGATGAAAGGAGAGGAAAGGCGAGGAATGGACAGGAAAGCAACTGAACGGAACGGAGAGGATATAAAAGGAAAGGTGACATGGGAGAGGAGGGTTGGAGAGCAGATTTAG